GGATGTACGATCGACACATCGCCGATATTACCTCCCTTTTGGCCGCAGGACTGCCCGTTCTGCGCCAAAACGCCGCCGACGTGCTCAGTGACACGCCGCATCTATGCGCGTATTTGCTTGCCGCATGGTGCCTGCAGGAAGGTTTCGCACGGTCATCGCGACGCTGGTTTCTGGCCGCCGGCATGGCGAGCGGCTGCGCCTTCTGGATTCGTCCCGAAGGACTCAGCGTGGCGATCGTCGGCGGATTTCTCGTTGCGGTGTCGTTCTGCCTGGGACGCCTGCCACGACGTCAGACCGCGCTGTACGGCATGACACTGCTGTGTGGCGTGGGCATGATCGCCGGACCGTACGTGGTGCTGACGGGCAAGTTGACCAGCAAGAAAGATCCACTGGCCGCATCGCAAAAGCCCGTAGCTTACGAGATGCCATTCGTCGATGCGCAGCCCACGCCGAGCGCGAGCGCCGCGCCAACGGTGCAGGTGGCGTCCGCCATCGAAGTGACGCCCGCACCCAGCGGCGACTGGTCCCCGCGCGTCGTCGCCGCCGCAAAAAAATACTTCGTCGAGCTAGGCTACGGCTTCGGCTACGTCGTGTGGATTCCCTGGGCGTTCGGGCATTTTGCTCCTGGGCGGAAGCGGCCGCTGGGTTCATCGCTCGGCCTGCTCGCATCGCTGGCGATGTTGCACTCAGTGCTGCTGATTTGGTTGGCCTTGATGGCCGGCTACCTAGGGCACCGGCATGTGATGCCGATTGTCGGCGTCGCGTTTCCTGCAGCAGCGGCTGGGATTGAATGGTTGGGCCGGCGCGGCGGCGAGTTAGTGCGACGTCCGCATTGGGCCCCGCAATGTGCCTTTGCGATCAGTCTGACGCTCGTGGCGGTCGCGATTCCGTTCAGCATTCGCCAGATTAATTCGGTCGCCAGCCCGATCGTCACGGCCGCGGACTGGATTCGCACGGAATCCTCGTCGCGCCAAACGCTGCTGGCGAACTCGCGCTATCCGCGGTTGTATGCCGAACTGAACGGTCCAATCTTCGGCGTCGACGTCACCGATCTCGGCGGCGCGCTGCAAACAGTGCAACCAGACTTTGTGCTGCTGGACGTCGATACACGCGCCTTTACGCCACCCAGCGCGGCGGAACTGGGCGGCGCCTACGAACCGGCCTTCGAGACGCGCGGCGAGGGAAATCGCACCTGGCACCGCGTACTGGTGTTTCGCCGTGTCTCGCCGACGACTGCCCCGGAGCTACGCGCCTCCGGCCCGAATGGGCTCCGGTAACGGGTCAGCATCGCTTGCCGCGCGATCGACACTTCCGCCAAGCACCGCGAGCCAACGACCTGTTGTGTTCGCCAATGCATGCTTGCGACGCACATCCTCCGCGGCCGCCTTTGATAGCGCGCGCCGCAGTTCTTCATTCAGCACCAGCGTGCGGATGGCATCGAACCAGGAATCGGCGCTGTCGCCCGTGAGGATGCCGGTTTCCAACTGCCGCACCGTGCCGGAATACGCCGGCGCGTCCG
The sequence above is drawn from the Planctomycetia bacterium genome and encodes:
- a CDS encoding glycosyltransferase family 39 protein produces the protein MPRHGWLTISLLLTLAVDVYVAARSPAIAPDGVTFIEMARELQRAPLNVMRAQDQHPGYPALVVGAHAMLALDGADESLRPSAGKWIVAGKLVAIACGLGCVALVWLIARRMYDRHIADITSLLAAGLPVLRQNAADVLSDTPHLCAYLLAAWCLQEGFARSSRRWFLAAGMASGCAFWIRPEGLSVAIVGGFLVAVSFCLGRLPRRQTALYGMTLLCGVGMIAGPYVVLTGKLTSKKDPLAASQKPVAYEMPFVDAQPTPSASAAPTVQVASAIEVTPAPSGDWSPRVVAAAKKYFVELGYGFGYVVWIPWAFGHFAPGRKRPLGSSLGLLASLAMLHSVLLIWLALMAGYLGHRHVMPIVGVAFPAAAAGIEWLGRRGGELVRRPHWAPQCAFAISLTLVAVAIPFSIRQINSVASPIVTAADWIRTESSSRQTLLANSRYPRLYAELNGPIFGVDVTDLGGALQTVQPDFVLLDVDTRAFTPPSAAELGGAYEPAFETRGEGNRTWHRVLVFRRVSPTTAPELRASGPNGLR